AGAGAGGGAAGCAAAAGACAAAAGACGAAAAACAACTGtgagaaaaaacaaaaacaagcctCAATAACCAACAGGGGCTTCATTCCTGTCCACAGCTCATCCGTTATAGCCAGTTTAGAAGGTGGGTGGCCCTAGCGGGAAGTGGTGGGGTATGTGGCAGTGGGGGCTAGTTCAGCTCcgagtgacccccccccccaaactgtGAGGGGAGTATAGGAGAGCAGAGGGGTGGGTTGGGTGAGACAGAAGGATGGGgtgagggtgaagaggagagaggaagaaaaaaaagaagctgGATTGCACTTTGTGGAGAATGTTTAGTTTAGTTATCAAAACAAAAGTATTGTAACAGATGGGGCTGGTTACACCTTGGAAACGGCATAACAGCGGGGCTGGGAGTGCCAAGGGAGCTTATTAGGCTTAtaggagagccagagggagactGATGGGGCTCGCAGCCGTAGACACACACTTCAATGCTGCAGGGGAGATATAAAAGCCCTCTCACACACAGCGTCCAGCTTCACTGAAGTGCTCCATGTGACATGGGTGTGAGTTTCTTACCACAGAGAATGCTTCCTCCAGGACACCAAAGGACTCAGCTTGAAAGACTttaaagaaaaaagaaacagttGGTTTGGACGGCATGTGACCACAGAAATTGCCTGTGTTTGAGGATGGGTGTTTTCTTGGGCTAAGTAACAGACAAGTTTTTGGACTTATTTTTGTCATGCTAATGGTGGACAGGTACTGTCAAGCAGTTTGCGGAGGAAAAGACAGACATGTTTTTGAACTCTAACTGTTATTGTGCCTTTTTTGCTACTTTttatcatatattttttttaatgatccACAATTTATCCAAACCAAACTTTGAAAAACGGAAGTATTGAGCGAAGATGGACTCCTCATTCACCTCAGAGACGTTTTACAATGCGGGGTCGATAGCTGACCCCACCACCAGTTACCTGGACGAGGACATGTATCTGCAGGAGGATCTGGATGTGTTCAGTGTGACAATGGCTGTTCTCTACCTGGCTGTGTGCATTGTAGGGCTGGCCGGGAACACCCTGGTCATCGTGGCCATCTTAAAGCTGGACAAGATGGCTTCTGCCACCACGGTGTACATCTTCAACCTGGCCTTGGCCGACGGCCTCTTTATGGTGGGCCTCCCCTTCATCGCCATCCAGAATTTCCAGAACCACTGGGCATTCGGGGACCTGGCCTGCAAGCTGGTCATGGTCCTGGACGGCATCAACCAGTTCACCAGCGTCTTCTGCCTGACCGTGATGAGCATTGACCGTTACATGGCGCTGGTTGACCCTCTGCGGTTCGCCCGCTGGCGCACGCCCAGGCGGGCCAAGATAGTCAGCAGCTTCCTgtggctgttctctctgctgcctgTCCTCCCCATAACCATCCATTTCTCGGCTAGGGACGGCCTGTGTAACCTGGACCCCCAGGTGGCTTCCGAGGCCTGGTGGCTGGCCTTCATCACCTACACATTTGTCCTGGGCTTTGCTCTGCCCTTCCTGGTTATGATTGTCTCCTACACCGCCTTGGTGGTCAAACTGAGAACCCACCGCCACCAGGCCAGCTCCCCAAGCCAGGAGAGGCCTTGCCTGGAAACCCAGGTCACCAAgatggtggtggcggtggtgctGGCATTCGCCGTGTGCTGGCTGCCGTTCTACGCCTTCAACTTCTGCTCGCTGTACCATACGGACCTGGTGCTGACCTTCGCCAGGTGCTTTGAGTTCGTGGTGCTGTTGTCCTATTCCTGGAGCTGTGCCAACCCCATCCTGTACGCCTGCCTCTCAGAAACCTTCGGACGCCACTTCCTCACCCTCCTCTGCCCCACCAAGAGGTTTCCCAGTGTGCAATGCAACCCTGACACGGAGCGCTATGACCTCAATGATACAAGCGGGATGGGCAACAGTGCGGTGGCATAGAGATTCCTGAAAAACATTGGAAACTTTTTTATGTACGCCAACTTTCCCTTTAAATGATGACATTTTATTCTGTCTTTGGACATGTCCTTTGTATATAAAGGAGGTTGGTAAAGATTAGTGTGTTTTTCTATACAAGTTTTTCTACATACATTTCTGTACAGCTGTTTTTCTACTGGATAATAGGTTTTCTATTTCTGCACCGCTCTGACTTGTTCTCTAATTTCATTTCTAATAAGGCTGCGGTGAGGCCCCGCTGCTCTATCACACCACTGTAATTCGATTTTCCATAACTAATTAAATGAGGAATAAATTCTGTGACAACCGGGAGACAACAACAGGTGGCATGTAAACAAGATGGTAGCAACAGTATGTGCCGCTGGCCAAGACAAAAGAGCTCCCAGAAGACCCACAAAAGACGTTGACTTAACACTTTTTTGACATTTTCAGTGACGTCATGAAGACAGCTCAAAGACGTTTACTTTATGGGACATTCTTCCTACAGAACTGTTTGGGGTGAGATACAAAAGACAAGTAGAAAAGGTGTTTGGTTCATCCCAAGATTAGTCCTATATCGAATGGTCATTGAGTAAGAATGTTTATACTGTAACTATGGATGGTTTATACTAATTAAAATGGAATAGAGTGAGGTTTTTCACGATAAAGGCAGATGAATGAAACATGAATTACTTTATGGGAACTTCATGATCGAGCAACTGATTCTTTATCAAGACAATGGACATAGAAAATACAAGACAGAGATTGATGGCATAATCATCTTTATCATCATTATTCAAATCATAATCATCACTGCCATCGTCATCAACTATTTTTGTTGTAGTTGCTTTCGTGTTGCGTTTAACGCCCAACCTATTGTCGTGTTAAATTAGTTTCACAATTTACAAATATTGTTTTTATGGGATACGTATTACATATTGCTGATTGAATCTCACTTACTCACTACAGGATCATCACCTTTCTGTTTTAAATATTAAATCACACGAGAGAAAAGTAATTGATGGAAATTTGCATTGAAAACATACAAAGCACAATTATGTGCTTTGTCTTCTTATGTTCATAACAACTATTATTAATCTGTGAGGCTCAAGTTAAACTGCTTAGTAGCATGCGTGTCTGACTGAAGCCTACCTGGTATATAAACAGTTGACTTGTGGTGGATTGATTGTGTGGTGAAGTCACATTATGAGAGAGGCTctgactagggttgcaaagggatgGTATATTACTGAAAACTTTTCatgtttaccagtaaactaccagaatgttGGTACATTTTTCAAGGATTTTACGTCTTCtatcacaagacatctagtgACCCTTTttggtacttcagattatcacaggtgtctgtaattatctctggccctctgtgtggccttatcacattTCAAATTTATGAAATCATTGAATAAGTTGATTTTAAAATGAAAAAATCTCATTtcaaagctgtaaaacatgaGCCTAAATATAAACCTTCAATTTAGTGAAAACCActgatgtttaatatgagggtttcagcatgaaatatcctacattttaatttattttacgaTGTCATTATGTATTGGTTGTCAATATTTTAGcatcaaactggtggcagttgagAAAAAAGTAaatagttggaagagttgcagagttaattgaaaataatggCGTTGTTGATTAGAGACTTTTAAATTAATTAGgttattttctcttgaaccatacaCTGTAGACTattagaaactcatggacaatatggacacagatgAAATACTATATATGAATGCCTTTTTTAAAAAGTTATTCAAGAATAAATTACCAAAGTTACGATAGATTGTCATAGATTatctgttaattaccaaaattactGAAGATTCTAGTAACTTTTGTAAATTATCAGTAGCTTTGCAACCCTTATTCTGACCAATTCTCTGTTACAATTAGTGGTTCTCTGTGAAGCGTAGTCTGGAGCTGCTTTGAGTCTAAAGTGTAAGACCTGCTAACTacccactggttgaatcaacgttgttttcaCATCATTTCAACGAAGTTATGTCGACCCAGTGTGGAATAGATGATGAATTGACATCTGTTCCCAGTGGGTAGCGACTTGGGCTAGAGGTGTCTGGCAAGTGGACTATGTTTATGAGGCAATAATATGTGGAGCCGTTTACAGAAAGGTTTCAGAGTAGTTGACGTTCCACTGGCTATAAAATTGCTCCTTTTCAAGGGTTCACTGACAGATTTGACAGATTTCAGATGAGTGTAAATTGTCgcttatttttgtatatattttttttaacaaccTCTTATTGCAAAGGGAAGATAATAAAAAAAGATTTGGAAGCTTTCTGCCTGGCCATATTTGAGGGACAATGAGGAAGAAATAAAGTGAACCCACACAACTGGACTCCATAGCGGTCTATGTGTATACGTGGGCCCCCAGCCCTCGGAGCTCGAGGTAAAGGGTTGACGGTCAATGACACATAGCCACGCTTGATCAATATCGAGGGCCATTGGGGGCATGTTTGCTTAATGCGTCATCATTCTGGGTTTGAACAACATGAAAGGGAGATCAAATTCTTGACTGTGACTCCAAGGTCGTATATGTGCAATTCTATGATGTGCAAGTCCATAGGAATTATGGGTATCTGCAATTGGGTCATTAGGGGTCACTGCGTTTAAAAGATAATCCTACACCAGGGTTATTTCTGCTAGATGCGATCCAACCCTGTTCAGTAATAGGAGCAGCTGCTAACTGTCTGTGAGAGACTGCAGTAAAGAAAAGTAATGGCCGCCATGGGAGTGTAGGTGGGAAACGAATCAATAAAGTTAAATTACACAATTTATGTCTGATAGCTGTCAGCACGTCTTTATCAATaactctctcaatccctctctctcacacacagacacacacatcccatTGGGCACACACtgattgaatcaacgttgtttcaacgtaAATTGTCAACATATTGTGCCGTGGAATCAACATGGAAAATATATTGCATTTTTAAAAAAGTTATCAACCAGGACTGTTTTCATATAATTTCAACTAGCATTGAAACAAGCAGTAAACATGTCGGCAGCAGTAAACATGTCGCCCCCCATGAATGATGCAGCACTCACCCTTGGGCCAATTGAAACATTGCGTATGACTAACACATTTCAGTTAATTATTATAGCTCCCGCCATGGGCCAATCAGTGTACATGTCGTATTTCTATGATTATTTGGTTGCGTTCTCAATTCAACaaccagtttgtctacaaattaatgaTTTGATATGTTGGAatcacgtctccaactcaaccaAAAAGTTAAAGAATAGCACCAAATCAAACGTTACATgttgttaggttctaattctcagagtaaataactcaacggtgtgtgtgtgtgtgtgtgtgtgtgtgtgtgtgtgtgtgtgtgtgtgtgtgtgtgtgtgtgtgtgtgtgtgtgtgtgtgtgtgtgtgtgtgtgtgtgtgtgtgtgtgtgtgtgtgtgtgtgtgtgtgtgtgtgtgtgtgtgtgtgtgtgtgtgtgtgtgtgtgtgtgtgtgtgtgtgtgtcaatcctTACATCTTTTATGGGTCGACAGGAAGACGAAGTGATAGGGTAATAAAGTTTCAGATGGATATCTTGAAGTATGAGCAGACTAcacaacatttagtggaaagtcacccaggtacatttgggcaaatcgtgaaggagacatttAAATTCACTTTACAATTTTCTGTGAGAATATCGTcatctgtatacttggacttttTATTTCGtttttccagtattagtagccatattataagttcaacatttgcaaaacaaccagttttcataacttcacAACTCTCCATATTCTTCTAATTTGTCACGGCCGTTGAAAGAACTGGACCAGGGTGCAGCATGGGGAGCGTACATATTACTCTATTTCATATGACaccgacaaaaacaataaaccatcaaaaacaaccgtgaagctaaaggctatagtgccaacaaacaaagacaactacccaccAAGACATGtgggaaaagggctgcctaagtatggttcccaatcagagacaacgatagacagctgtccctgattgagaaccatactggccaaaacaaagaaatacaaaacatagaaacatgaacatagaatgcccacccaaatcacaccctgaccacaccAAAAGGGCGTGACATAATTTTTGTCCAAAACGAAAAGCCTTGCTGTCGCACAAGGTTAGCAGCTACATATGGGAGTATCCGGAAactcccgtaaagcccagctcattggctatctagctagtgAAGACCGCCCGCGTGCCATGAAGGTGTCGCTCTCTAACCAaatttggtgtc
The sequence above is drawn from the Oncorhynchus gorbuscha isolate QuinsamMale2020 ecotype Even-year linkage group LG11, OgorEven_v1.0, whole genome shotgun sequence genome and encodes:
- the LOC124048211 gene encoding somatostatin receptor type 5-like, with product MDSSFTSETFYNAGSIADPTTSYLDEDMYLQEDLDVFSVTMAVLYLAVCIVGLAGNTLVIVAILKLDKMASATTVYIFNLALADGLFMVGLPFIAIQNFQNHWAFGDLACKLVMVLDGINQFTSVFCLTVMSIDRYMALVDPLRFARWRTPRRAKIVSSFLWLFSLLPVLPITIHFSARDGLCNLDPQVASEAWWLAFITYTFVLGFALPFLVMIVSYTALVVKLRTHRHQASSPSQERPCLETQVTKMVVAVVLAFAVCWLPFYAFNFCSLYHTDLVLTFARCFEFVVLLSYSWSCANPILYACLSETFGRHFLTLLCPTKRFPSVQCNPDTERYDLNDTSGMGNSAVA